The following proteins come from a genomic window of Bacillus sp. SM2101:
- a CDS encoding DnaA N-terminal domain-containing protein, with protein MKEDLYSNYKADRYIHYRLVPTGEIQIKPTKRNGKIIHVRKPILEKRILEFEEIKAINLDNNGIDVRTSGEDFTLIHNYLFDFWGAILGSEAVALYTHLKRYCYGKKDYCFPNMDEIVFKMKKSRNTVNKYLDILEMYGFILKLYRMDRERHNGESSPFYKIRRYIPLLSKELIEDLPDLLRRRHDEFLAECNGIELKENISSESIIAGLMVNARVMKTKSQKSKDEKLKIEGLHREYLLTKMSLQEQSIWADFLQEIEKKISKPSLDTWIRPSLIFKQQSVIHIVCQNEFTLDWLKDKYYVMSIEILSRIINEDTSDLTIEYFTYENYLKINENKKM; from the coding sequence TTGAAAGAAGACCTTTACTCGAATTATAAAGCTGATCGATACATACATTATCGTCTAGTACCTACTGGAGAAATCCAAATAAAGCCTACGAAACGAAACGGTAAGATAATTCATGTTCGTAAGCCTATTTTAGAAAAAAGAATACTTGAATTTGAAGAAATTAAAGCTATTAATCTTGATAACAATGGTATAGACGTAAGGACTTCTGGTGAAGATTTCACGTTAATTCATAATTATTTATTCGACTTCTGGGGGGCAATACTAGGGAGCGAGGCTGTTGCTCTTTACACTCATCTAAAAAGGTATTGTTATGGTAAAAAAGATTATTGTTTTCCTAATATGGATGAAATAGTATTTAAAATGAAAAAGTCTAGAAACACCGTTAACAAGTATTTGGACATTTTAGAAATGTACGGATTTATTTTGAAGTTATATCGCATGGACAGAGAGCGACATAATGGTGAATCTTCTCCTTTTTACAAAATAAGACGGTACATTCCCTTGCTTTCAAAAGAACTCATAGAAGACCTTCCGGATTTATTAAGGCGAAGACATGATGAATTTTTGGCAGAATGTAACGGAATAGAATTAAAAGAAAACATTAGTTCGGAAAGTATTATAGCTGGGCTAATGGTAAATGCAAGAGTAATGAAAACCAAAAGTCAAAAGTCAAAAGATGAGAAGCTAAAAATAGAAGGTTTACATAGAGAATATCTTTTGACTAAAATGTCACTTCAAGAACAATCAATATGGGCAGATTTTCTTCAAGAAATAGAGAAAAAAATATCTAAACCAAGTCTGGATACATGGATAAGACCTTCACTCATATTTAAGCAACAATCAGTCATCCATATTGTTTGTCAAAATGAATTCACGCTAGACTGGTTAAAAGATAAATATTATGTGATGAGTATAGAAATTTTGAGTCGTATTATTAATGAAGATACTTCTGATCTTACAATTGAATATTTTACTTATGAAAATTATTTAAAGATAAATGAGAACAAGAAGATGTGA